In Myotis daubentonii chromosome 16, mMyoDau2.1, whole genome shotgun sequence, one DNA window encodes the following:
- the PSME3 gene encoding proteasome activator complex subunit 3 isoform X6, translated as MASLLKVDQEVKLKVDSFRERITSEAEDLVANFFPKKLLELDSFLKPTYKKRRLDECEEAFQGTKVFVMPNGMLKSNQQLVDIIEKVKPEIRLLIEKCNTVKMWVQLLIPRIEDGNNFGVSIQEETVAELRTVESEAASYLDQISRYYITRAKLVSKIAKYPHVEDYRRTVTEIDEKEYISLRLIISELRNQYVTLHDMILKNIEKIKRPRSSNAETLY; from the exons ATGGCCTCGTTGCTGAAGGTGGATCAGGAAGTGAAGCTCAAG GTTGATTCTTTCAGGGAGCGGATCACAAGTGAG GCAGAAGACTTGGTGGCAAATTTTTTCCCAAAGAAGTTGTTAGAACTTGATAGTTTTTTGAAG CCCACTTACAAAAAGCGAAGGTTGGATGAGTGTGAAGAGGCCTTTCAAG GAACCAAGGTGTTTGTGATGCCCAATGGGATGCTAAAAAGCAACCAGCAGCTGGTGGACATTATTGAGAAAGTGAAACCTGAGATCCGGCTGCTGATTGAGAAATGCAACACG GTCAAAATGTGGGTACAGCTCCTGATTCCTAGGATAGAAGATGGGAACAACTTTGGGGTGTCTATTCAG gagGAGACAGTTGCAGAACTAAGGACTGTTGAGAGTGAAGCTGCATCTTATCTGGACCAGATTTCTAG atATTATATTACGAGAGCCAAATTGGTTTCTAAAATAGCTAAATATCCCCATGTG GAGGATTATCGCCGAACCGTGACAGagattgatgagaaagaatatatCAGCCTCCGTCTCATCATATCAGAACTAAGGAATCAATAT GTCACCCTACATGACATGATCCTGAAAAATATTGAGAAGATTAAACGGCCCCGGAGCAGCAATGCAGAGACACTGTactga
- the PSME3 gene encoding proteasome activator complex subunit 3 isoform X5, giving the protein MEKWVLKKIKYLQSGGLSASHYHYKVDSFRERITSEAEDLVANFFPKKLLELDSFLKPTYKKRRLDECEEAFQGTKVFVMPNGMLKSNQQLVDIIEKVKPEIRLLIEKCNTVKMWVQLLIPRIEDGNNFGVSIQEETVAELRTVESEAASYLDQISRYYITRAKLVSKIAKYPHVEDYRRTVTEIDEKEYISLRLIISELRNQYVTLHDMILKNIEKIKRPRSSNAETLY; this is encoded by the exons ATGGAGAAATGggtcctcaaaaaaataaagtacttgcAGTCCGGGGGCCTCTCCGCTTCTCACTACCATTACAAG GTTGATTCTTTCAGGGAGCGGATCACAAGTGAG GCAGAAGACTTGGTGGCAAATTTTTTCCCAAAGAAGTTGTTAGAACTTGATAGTTTTTTGAAG CCCACTTACAAAAAGCGAAGGTTGGATGAGTGTGAAGAGGCCTTTCAAG GAACCAAGGTGTTTGTGATGCCCAATGGGATGCTAAAAAGCAACCAGCAGCTGGTGGACATTATTGAGAAAGTGAAACCTGAGATCCGGCTGCTGATTGAGAAATGCAACACG GTCAAAATGTGGGTACAGCTCCTGATTCCTAGGATAGAAGATGGGAACAACTTTGGGGTGTCTATTCAG gagGAGACAGTTGCAGAACTAAGGACTGTTGAGAGTGAAGCTGCATCTTATCTGGACCAGATTTCTAG atATTATATTACGAGAGCCAAATTGGTTTCTAAAATAGCTAAATATCCCCATGTG GAGGATTATCGCCGAACCGTGACAGagattgatgagaaagaatatatCAGCCTCCGTCTCATCATATCAGAACTAAGGAATCAATAT GTCACCCTACATGACATGATCCTGAAAAATATTGAGAAGATTAAACGGCCCCGGAGCAGCAATGCAGAGACACTGTactga
- the PSME3 gene encoding proteasome activator complex subunit 3 isoform X3: MASLLKVDQEVKLKVDSFRERITSEAEDLVANFFPKKLLELDSFLKEPILNIHDLTQIHSDMNLPVPDPILLTNSHDGLDGHLALFLPTYKKRRLDECEEAFQGTKVFVMPNGMLKSNQQLVDIIEKVKPEIRLLIEKCNTVKMWVQLLIPRIEDGNNFGVSIQEETVAELRTVESEAASYLDQISRYYITRAKLVSKIAKYPHVEDYRRTVTEIDEKEYISLRLIISELRNQYVTLHDMILKNIEKIKRPRSSNAETLY; encoded by the exons ATGGCCTCGTTGCTGAAGGTGGATCAGGAAGTGAAGCTCAAG GTTGATTCTTTCAGGGAGCGGATCACAAGTGAG GCAGAAGACTTGGTGGCAAATTTTTTCCCAAAGAAGTTGTTAGAACTTGATAGTTTTTTGAAG GAACCAATCCTAAACATTCATGACCTAACTCAGATCCACTCAGACATGAATCTCCCTGTCCCTGACCCCATTCTTCTCACCAATAGCCACGATGGACTGGATGGT cacctagcaTTGTTTCTG CCCACTTACAAAAAGCGAAGGTTGGATGAGTGTGAAGAGGCCTTTCAAG GAACCAAGGTGTTTGTGATGCCCAATGGGATGCTAAAAAGCAACCAGCAGCTGGTGGACATTATTGAGAAAGTGAAACCTGAGATCCGGCTGCTGATTGAGAAATGCAACACG GTCAAAATGTGGGTACAGCTCCTGATTCCTAGGATAGAAGATGGGAACAACTTTGGGGTGTCTATTCAG gagGAGACAGTTGCAGAACTAAGGACTGTTGAGAGTGAAGCTGCATCTTATCTGGACCAGATTTCTAG atATTATATTACGAGAGCCAAATTGGTTTCTAAAATAGCTAAATATCCCCATGTG GAGGATTATCGCCGAACCGTGACAGagattgatgagaaagaatatatCAGCCTCCGTCTCATCATATCAGAACTAAGGAATCAATAT GTCACCCTACATGACATGATCCTGAAAAATATTGAGAAGATTAAACGGCCCCGGAGCAGCAATGCAGAGACACTGTactga
- the PSME3 gene encoding proteasome activator complex subunit 3 isoform X2 — protein sequence MEKWVLKKIKYLQSGGLSASHYHYKVDSFRERITSEAEDLVANFFPKKLLELDSFLKEPILNIHDLTQIHSDMNLPVPDPILLTNSHDGLDGPTYKKRRLDECEEAFQGTKVFVMPNGMLKSNQQLVDIIEKVKPEIRLLIEKCNTVKMWVQLLIPRIEDGNNFGVSIQEETVAELRTVESEAASYLDQISRYYITRAKLVSKIAKYPHVEDYRRTVTEIDEKEYISLRLIISELRNQYVTLHDMILKNIEKIKRPRSSNAETLY from the exons ATGGAGAAATGggtcctcaaaaaaataaagtacttgcAGTCCGGGGGCCTCTCCGCTTCTCACTACCATTACAAG GTTGATTCTTTCAGGGAGCGGATCACAAGTGAG GCAGAAGACTTGGTGGCAAATTTTTTCCCAAAGAAGTTGTTAGAACTTGATAGTTTTTTGAAG GAACCAATCCTAAACATTCATGACCTAACTCAGATCCACTCAGACATGAATCTCCCTGTCCCTGACCCCATTCTTCTCACCAATAGCCACGATGGACTGGATGGT CCCACTTACAAAAAGCGAAGGTTGGATGAGTGTGAAGAGGCCTTTCAAG GAACCAAGGTGTTTGTGATGCCCAATGGGATGCTAAAAAGCAACCAGCAGCTGGTGGACATTATTGAGAAAGTGAAACCTGAGATCCGGCTGCTGATTGAGAAATGCAACACG GTCAAAATGTGGGTACAGCTCCTGATTCCTAGGATAGAAGATGGGAACAACTTTGGGGTGTCTATTCAG gagGAGACAGTTGCAGAACTAAGGACTGTTGAGAGTGAAGCTGCATCTTATCTGGACCAGATTTCTAG atATTATATTACGAGAGCCAAATTGGTTTCTAAAATAGCTAAATATCCCCATGTG GAGGATTATCGCCGAACCGTGACAGagattgatgagaaagaatatatCAGCCTCCGTCTCATCATATCAGAACTAAGGAATCAATAT GTCACCCTACATGACATGATCCTGAAAAATATTGAGAAGATTAAACGGCCCCGGAGCAGCAATGCAGAGACACTGTactga
- the PSME3 gene encoding proteasome activator complex subunit 3 isoform X4 — protein sequence MASLLKVDQEVKLKVDSFRERITSEAEDLVANFFPKKLLELDSFLKEPILNIHDLTQIHSDMNLPVPDPILLTNSHDGLDGPTYKKRRLDECEEAFQGTKVFVMPNGMLKSNQQLVDIIEKVKPEIRLLIEKCNTVKMWVQLLIPRIEDGNNFGVSIQEETVAELRTVESEAASYLDQISRYYITRAKLVSKIAKYPHVEDYRRTVTEIDEKEYISLRLIISELRNQYVTLHDMILKNIEKIKRPRSSNAETLY from the exons ATGGCCTCGTTGCTGAAGGTGGATCAGGAAGTGAAGCTCAAG GTTGATTCTTTCAGGGAGCGGATCACAAGTGAG GCAGAAGACTTGGTGGCAAATTTTTTCCCAAAGAAGTTGTTAGAACTTGATAGTTTTTTGAAG GAACCAATCCTAAACATTCATGACCTAACTCAGATCCACTCAGACATGAATCTCCCTGTCCCTGACCCCATTCTTCTCACCAATAGCCACGATGGACTGGATGGT CCCACTTACAAAAAGCGAAGGTTGGATGAGTGTGAAGAGGCCTTTCAAG GAACCAAGGTGTTTGTGATGCCCAATGGGATGCTAAAAAGCAACCAGCAGCTGGTGGACATTATTGAGAAAGTGAAACCTGAGATCCGGCTGCTGATTGAGAAATGCAACACG GTCAAAATGTGGGTACAGCTCCTGATTCCTAGGATAGAAGATGGGAACAACTTTGGGGTGTCTATTCAG gagGAGACAGTTGCAGAACTAAGGACTGTTGAGAGTGAAGCTGCATCTTATCTGGACCAGATTTCTAG atATTATATTACGAGAGCCAAATTGGTTTCTAAAATAGCTAAATATCCCCATGTG GAGGATTATCGCCGAACCGTGACAGagattgatgagaaagaatatatCAGCCTCCGTCTCATCATATCAGAACTAAGGAATCAATAT GTCACCCTACATGACATGATCCTGAAAAATATTGAGAAGATTAAACGGCCCCGGAGCAGCAATGCAGAGACACTGTactga
- the PSME3 gene encoding proteasome activator complex subunit 3 isoform X1, which yields MEKWVLKKIKYLQSGGLSASHYHYKVDSFRERITSEAEDLVANFFPKKLLELDSFLKEPILNIHDLTQIHSDMNLPVPDPILLTNSHDGLDGHLALFLPTYKKRRLDECEEAFQGTKVFVMPNGMLKSNQQLVDIIEKVKPEIRLLIEKCNTVKMWVQLLIPRIEDGNNFGVSIQEETVAELRTVESEAASYLDQISRYYITRAKLVSKIAKYPHVEDYRRTVTEIDEKEYISLRLIISELRNQYVTLHDMILKNIEKIKRPRSSNAETLY from the exons ATGGAGAAATGggtcctcaaaaaaataaagtacttgcAGTCCGGGGGCCTCTCCGCTTCTCACTACCATTACAAG GTTGATTCTTTCAGGGAGCGGATCACAAGTGAG GCAGAAGACTTGGTGGCAAATTTTTTCCCAAAGAAGTTGTTAGAACTTGATAGTTTTTTGAAG GAACCAATCCTAAACATTCATGACCTAACTCAGATCCACTCAGACATGAATCTCCCTGTCCCTGACCCCATTCTTCTCACCAATAGCCACGATGGACTGGATGGT cacctagcaTTGTTTCTG CCCACTTACAAAAAGCGAAGGTTGGATGAGTGTGAAGAGGCCTTTCAAG GAACCAAGGTGTTTGTGATGCCCAATGGGATGCTAAAAAGCAACCAGCAGCTGGTGGACATTATTGAGAAAGTGAAACCTGAGATCCGGCTGCTGATTGAGAAATGCAACACG GTCAAAATGTGGGTACAGCTCCTGATTCCTAGGATAGAAGATGGGAACAACTTTGGGGTGTCTATTCAG gagGAGACAGTTGCAGAACTAAGGACTGTTGAGAGTGAAGCTGCATCTTATCTGGACCAGATTTCTAG atATTATATTACGAGAGCCAAATTGGTTTCTAAAATAGCTAAATATCCCCATGTG GAGGATTATCGCCGAACCGTGACAGagattgatgagaaagaatatatCAGCCTCCGTCTCATCATATCAGAACTAAGGAATCAATAT GTCACCCTACATGACATGATCCTGAAAAATATTGAGAAGATTAAACGGCCCCGGAGCAGCAATGCAGAGACACTGTactga